The Arvicanthis niloticus isolate mArvNil1 chromosome 21, mArvNil1.pat.X, whole genome shotgun sequence genome includes the window GactttataaaatattgacaTTGTAAAagaatactatattttattagaacccccccccttttttttttccaagacagggtttctctgtgtaacaactcTGGCTattgctctgtagactgggctagccttgaactcacagagatctacctgcccccacctctcacgtgctggtattaaaggcatgcgtcaccatgcctggccaatTCTATGTCTTAATCAGAAAGATATATACTATTAACCTACCTAGGAATTTTGAACAGTCATTTACAGTCAATTCCATTCTTTTGAAGGTTTATTTTTTAACCAAATAATGTTCCATTGTGACAGCTTCATAAACGTGTATCATTGTGCTTGGCCCATGCTCACCCACCTTCTCCCCTTGGTAGTGCCTCTCCTTCGTCCTTCACTGGTCCCCTTCTCCAGTCAGGCTACCTCCTGCTCTGAAGGCATTTGATTTTATAAGAATCTGGCTGTGTGCAGTGGTGTTcttctttaattccagcattcagaagcAGAGGAAAGTCAGTATCTaggatttcaaggccagtctggtctacatagcaagttcaaagccagagaGAGCTATatggtaagaccttgtctcaaacaaatctAGTTCTGCATGTGAAAGAAAATCTGTGAAATTTCTCCCAATTATGTAAGCGAGCTGCGTATGCAGCCAGGGGGTTGCAAATGTGACACCTTTTCAGGGCAGCATCTTAGGTTGTGGGGAACAAAGGAAACATGAACAATTTGTTTCTCTAATTTGCCTGGGGTCCAGATTTAGCATTCTTCCACCTGAATTAAATGCGTGACTCCTAACTGGTTTTACAGATTACCTTGGGCCCCTCTCCATGTGTTAAAGGAAGCtagagttcatttttaaaaactggaaaaaaaaaaaaactagaagggaaaaagagataaagaaatgaCCAGTTAAATAACTTCAACAAAGCCTAAATTCATTGCACACCCACTAGCCAAAAATATGTAATAGGTCAGAAAGATATAACCCCAACGAGTACCTTTGGCCTGGTTGTGCAAGAGTTTGTAAAATCAGTGAGTGGAAACTATTTCAGAGAGAAGATTGAAATTTCCAAAAAGATTTGATTAATCCTAAACATTTATAATACAAAACGAGTCTAGTTATAAATAACTTATCCATAACTCAGATTGTTAAAGAAAAGTTTCTTTAACCTTCTTACAGGGCTCTGATTTAGTGATGGAGATGGCCCTTTCAATTTGAAAatgaacatgaaataaaattttaaaagaaaatcaaaagccTTTTCCTTAAAGAGATGGTCCTTCCTACCAGCCCGATTCCTCCGAGTGAAGAAGGTTACTGGGTGTTCTAGTTTCATACATGAAGTCTAAAAGTAGTCTGCCTGGGTTCACATTCACCACCTGGGTGTGCTCATCACGGTCACGGTGCCTCGATTTTCCTTATCTGCAAAATGGGGTAAAGAGTATCTGAGATAGTTTAAAGCTACAACACAGCAAATGCCTAACTCCTTAAAACTGTAAGTCTTGTTATCGATACCAAGGTAAAGACTCCGGTCAGACGAAGCTACACCTGGAGTGTCACTGAGAGATGGAACATGGCGAACATTTGAGACGTCACAGGGAAACCTCATCTTGGAAGTCTAggttatgatatatatatatatatttttttttacactgctGCTTGTCACAAACCTTTGAACTCTTCAGGCAAGGGTGCCTGAAGAAACTCAAACTAGCCTTGGCAGGTACTTCTAAGGTTAATTATGCATACATAGGTTTATCCAAACCGTTGACTCTGCGTCTCTAGAAAAGGGCTCGACTCTCTTTTCAGGTTTGTTCTAGAAAACACCTATCGTCTTCCTTCATCTACATCCTCCCGAGGCGCCTGCACAGTTCTGCTTGGGAATCCCTTTTTAATAAATTCCTCGACTCCTTAGAGGCGTTCTGAATCCCCATACTATCATCCGAAACTGGTCTTTAAAATCCGTTGTGGGCGATCCTGAGCTCTTCATCAGATTCCTAGTTAAAGCCACAAAGGGGTAAGCTGGGGCTTCCGTGTTGGTGAGCCGAGCTGAAGACCAGCTTGGGAATTGTCCCTTTAGGTCTCTTTAGTCaccacaaagagagagaggaggaggatagTGACGCACCTGAATAGGTCGCTGGAGTAAGGAGATAAACTAAGACTTGGTGTGGATTGAGTAGGAGGGCAACACTCGTACACACGAACAGAGAGAGGCGGGTGGAAGGGAGTTGGGGGggagggatacacacacacactcacacacggatgagagcaggacagagaggcagCACCAGCTGTCTGACAACCGCCAGGCTCGGATCCTGACACCGTCTCTAAGCGAGTACCGAGTACCGCAGTGTCCTCCCTGCCACCTCGGCAGGTTACAGTTAGAGCATCCCTCCGCCTAGCCCGGCTCCCCGCCCCCCACGAACTCAGGTCCCCAGTGTCCTCTAGAACGCCGGCGTGGCTGTCGCGCTTCGAACCCCCTCGCCCACCCTCGCCCATCCTCTCGCCCTGGGCGCCGGCGGCCGCGTCTCTGGCCAGCCTCCGGCCCCGCATCAATCATTAACGCGGCGGCCCGAGCGGCCGCAGCCCGAGAAGGATGGGGATGGTAGGAGACGCAAGACAAGGGACACCTCCATCCCCCGCCGCGACGCAGACACCCTAACCCCGGGGCCCCCGCCCTGCGCGGCGCCGCCCTCCCCCCCGCCAGCGCCTCGCGCACATCCCGCCTCCCGCCGCCCGCCCCGCGCGCACGATGCCCAGTCACCgccgcgccgccgccgccaccgccgccgcagTCAGCCGCGCCACCGCCGCCACCGCAGCGCGGCCGGCCGCGCGCTGAGAGACGCGAGCGTGGCGAGGACGCCGCCGGCAAGCCGCGCGCGCAGCAGCCTCCAGCCCGGTGCGCCGAGTCTCCGGAGCAGCCCACTTCCAAGCCGAGGCCGCGTAGCCAACCTGCGGCCGCGgtcccgcgcgcgcgcgcgcgcacaaaGGCTCCGACGGCGACCGGCGCCCGCGGTGGCCTCGCGCGCGCCCTAGCTCAGGCCGGGGCACCATGCCGCGGCGCCTGCAGCAGCGGGGCGCGGGCGCCAAGGGACCGCCGGCCCCGACCTCCCGGCGCTCGCATCCCTCCTCCGCCCCCCGGAGCCCGCCGGCGGCCACAGCCAAGCCGCTGCTGCGCTGGGACGAGGTGCCCGATGACTTCGTGGAGTGCTTCATCCTGTCCGGCTACCGGCGGCTGCCGTGCACCGCGCAGGAGTGCCTGGCCTCGGTGCTGAAGCCCACCAACGAGACGCTCAACTTCTGGACGCACTTCATCCCGCTGCTGCTGTTCCTCAGTAAGTTCTGCCGCCTCTTCTTCCTGGGCGGCAGCGATGTGCCCTTCCACCACCCCTGGCTGCTGCCGCTGTGGTGCTATGCGTCGGGGGTGCTGCTGACCTTCGCCATGAGCTGCACGGCGCACGTGTTCAGCTGCCTGTCGCTGCGCCTGCGCGCCGCCTTCTTCTACCTGGACTACGCTTCCATCAGCTACTACGGCTTCGGCAGCACCGTGGCCTACTACTACTACCTGCTGCCCAGCCTGAGCCTGCTGGACGCCAGGGTCATGACGCCGTACGTGCAGCAGCGCCTGGGCTGGCACGTGGACTGCACCCGCCTCATCGCCGTCTACCGCGCGCTCGTGCTGCCCGTGGCCTTCGTGCTGGCCGTGGCCTGCACGGTGGCCTGCTGCAAGAG containing:
- the Paqr9 gene encoding membrane progestin receptor epsilon, encoding MPRRLQQRGAGAKGPPAPTSRRSHPSSAPRSPPAATAKPLLRWDEVPDDFVECFILSGYRRLPCTAQECLASVLKPTNETLNFWTHFIPLLLFLSKFCRLFFLGGSDVPFHHPWLLPLWCYASGVLLTFAMSCTAHVFSCLSLRLRAAFFYLDYASISYYGFGSTVAYYYYLLPSLSLLDARVMTPYVQQRLGWHVDCTRLIAVYRALVLPVAFVLAVACTVACCKSRTDWCSYPFALRTFVFVMPLSMACPIMLESWLFDLRGENPTLFVHFYRRYFWLVVAAFFNVSKIPERIQPGLFDIIGHSHQLFHIFTFLSIYDQVYYVEEGLRQFLQAPPAAPTFSGTVGYMLLLVVCLGLVIRRFLNSTEFCSKK